The DNA region AAAATTTGAGCTCACCTGTGCCTACTTTCAGTGTCTTaagagaaagcagtaaaaatggGGGTATatgaagaaaaagtaaaataacaaaaatcactGTAACAGTACAGgttaataaatgaagaaatcaagagacagtttcattaattaatatattttctgcATTATAGTTAACATATGTACTTTCTTCGTGTCACCTTATTTTCTGTTAAGTATTGATATTTTGTAATATTCAGACATGAGTACATTTGAACAGTCTTTTgcaataaatatcataaaataataGAGATTCGcataataaatattctttacaATAAAAAAGTTTAACAGACTTTTGTCTTAAAAATAGTCAGAATTCAACTTTGtgatttatacataaaatatacaaaaagcacCACAATTTGTGGTTAAGgcaatgaaaacacagaaaagattAGCATTACTCAGCTGTTAACTAACCAAGGGGCCAAAAGGACCACTGAGCAGCCAAGCTCACTTCAGGCAGCATAGTTCTGTGACACCTATAGATTGATCAGCTGTAACTGTCAGCCTCAGTTATCCAAGTGCCCTCAATGACAACCAAAATTTGGTGAAGAACGTGGGGTGTAGAAGGAAGGTGGTTGTGTCCTTCACAAATATGAAAGCTAGAATAAGGACGAGCAAGATACAACCAACATATCTCCAATGTGAAGATTTACAATATAAAGCGAAGCTAAAATCACgtagaaagcagagagaaaaacaaaacgtTTAACACCTGGCACCTCCACAGTAAGATAATACCAAAACTGAGGGGAGAGAactttgaaagacaaaaagaagggGGCAGtggttaaagaaaaaattttatgcTATAACAAAAATATATCTCCCATTCTACTTAAGGGTCCAATGCTAAGATAGCCCTAATTGGAGACAGATTTAACACATAGCTTATTTAAAAGCAATTCAACGGttgcttctttaaaataaatctcccTGTTCCCACAGTACCCAATCAAAAACAGCTCTAAACCACTGTCGTCTGGGTtttatgtgtatgtgcacacatacaaCTTTGGAAAGTTGCTTGCAGAACAAGAAAGGCTACACAGAAGCCCACCAGCTCTCAATACCCTCTCGAGTGGATGTAGAGGCTCTTGTCccacctgggagccaggtgcAGTTTCACAGTCCACTCTAGCTGATGATCATCCACGAGAGAATAGTAAAATCCATGAGTCAAACCTTGGGAACAGaggaagagaaggcaggaaaCAGGAAACAACTCTTAAGGGAAAGAACATCAGTATCTAATAGGATCTTTTTGAACAGCCACAACTTGAAAGCTAGAAGTTCAGGAGGTCCAACCCACCTCCAAAAATCATGACGGTTTCCCCTGACCCCGGGAAGGGCAGCTCTCCAGCTTACAATACACAGTGTTGGAGTTCTTACATCTGCACCCTGGGCGATGGATCCAGTCATAGCACCCCCTGCAGAGCTTCAGGCATCCCTTGGCAGGAGGGTAACAGAGTAAGCAAGGTAAAAACAGAGACATGGCTCCCATACACAGGTATCTAGAGCAGCAGTGGGACTGTGAACAGGAGCAAGGATTATCCGAGTAAGAATCTCCTTCGTCGTCATTGGAGCAGTGGTAGAAGATGCCTTTGACTAAGCACATGCAGGTTCCATACTCCACCATGCTCTCGGCAGAGCAGAGGCATTGCCGGTTGCAGGCCAAACAGGATGGCAGGGTCCTGGGAGCTGTGCATTCCCCACACTTGCACTTCCCACACTGTTCACAAATGAACTTGTGCCGTGTTAGGTCCTCTTTCAAGGAACCCTTCAAGTCATCCACAATCAGTTGCTTGGGCTGGGTCCGAATCACCCTTTCGGACCTGTGACCAGGGACTGGTCTGCTGGGTGGTGACCTTCCTAACAGTCCCTGCTCAGAAGAGGCACTGCTGTTGCTCCCAGAACTGGCTGCACTTCCAGTGCTGGTTGATCTGCTCAAAATGGGGCCCCTGGCAGTATTTGCAAGTCCCACATGTCCCAGGTGGCTCGTAGGTCTATGCTCATAGTTGTTATTCACATTAATTGGTATGATTTCATGAGTCCTTTCATGCTTTTCTTGTCTCGGTGCTGTCCGAGGAGCAGGTCTTTTCACCATGGAAGGCCCCTCTGTGTATTCATTGCTGCCTCTGATGGCCTTGATTTGGTCTAAGGACAAAATAGCAGCaggctgactctctctctcatagtCTAATCTCTGACGGCTATCCAAAGCAGGCTGCTGGATCACAACTAAGGAACTGCCACTGCCATGTTGATTTTGGGGATCCATGTGTAGTGATCTCGGATTCTGGCAATCAGTAGAAACCTGGCATGCATCTGAAATcctaaaaaggaaaccaaaatggggaaaaaaagagagagagacaaagcaaataaataacaggaaacttttttttttgggggggggggatcctgTCAAGTCACAAATTGCCTAAACCACCTGGTTATGATCGCCTTCATCAGCGGATTACAATGATGCTGGGGTCCTGGCCAGAGTCCAATTCCAAGAGAGGCTATGGACCACATCATAGAATAAGAATGTAAGCAAGAGTCCATGCCATAAAAACTAGAAGTTTTTCCAAGTTTTTAAAAGTGGAATCAAGAGGAAGTAATGCCTTCCTGTTTGCAAATCTCATAATTAAAATGGAGCTTGCCTTCATATGGAACCCTGACTATAAGCACTGGACTAGCTGTCATCTGAACAAAGTTCACTGTCAGTTCATCAGTGTTTTTGCGTAAAAGAAGAGATCCATTCttctaaaaaaatcaagaatggcTTTGGTGCTGTTGCCTTTTTGTTATTTGTGTGCTACTACAAGCACTGGCTTGATGAGGAGGAAATTAATGCAGGCATTTGCAAAAAACCTCAAGAGATGCAAAACTAAAATGGAATCTCAAGTCATTTTCAGTAGAAATTGGGATTCTGATGCTCACTTTTCCTCAATGAGACACAGAAATGAGCACACGAGGAACGCAAGAGGTCCTGGTGTTTTACAGCCACTACAATACATACACAAAACCCAATGCACATTTCTGTGAATGTTCTGAGCGTTCCTACTGGAAATCAtgaaatgccttttttaaaagcttaaataAGGGCTCACTCACATAACAAGATAATTTTTATGCACAAATAAGCGTTAGGCCTTTCAAGCAGTGTGAGGAAATCCTGGCTATCTTAATTATCTGTATTTCCTCTAATTTAAAAATCCTCATTTAGAGGACGGGGCCTTGATTTTCAAAAGTACTGCCAGCTCTGAATCAATGCGCCTCTTGTAATAAAATAAGTACTCTAACATCCTGATAAAAACAAACATCTATGTTTCCATAAAAGTCGTAGATTACTAATTTATGATgtattcttcatttaaaaaaaaaaaaacctaccaagCATAAAAACGTTTCCCTTCTCATCAATGgcaaactaaaatatttttcacacaAACACCTTCCAAGTCTACAGATTCAACCCAACgggaagaatgaaaagaaaacacacacacacacacacacacacacaccctgcccatTCTCCACTAGGACTCTGCGCCAAAACACTCCGTGCCGGCTTAAGGAGCAGAGCAGAACACGGGGCACTCCCGGCAGCCACCGGCGCCCCGAGACCCTGCCCCGCGCTCGGTGCGGTACCCTGCCGGCGTCCCGCGCCTTCACGCCGCTCGCCCCGCGCGCGCCCAGCGGCACGGTCCCGGCCTGCCGCCTTCCGTCCCGAGGTCCCCGGGGGCTGCTGGAGGCTCCGAATCCTCCCTCCAGCCCAGTACCGCCACTTCTCAGCCCAGAGCTTTGCGAgcacggggggcggggagggggctctcAATGTGCCAAGAGTCCTGCAAAGGGGCCCTATCATCCCCACCACGCGCAACTTTCATTCTGATGGCCGGAACCAAGTCCACGCTGGCGGGGAGACTAAGTCGCCCAGATCCCACCCCGACTCTCCCAAACGCACAAAACCCCAACAAAATCTACCGCCTGGCACCCGAAGGGGAAgccccccggcccctgcccgcGCGCGCACACGCGCCCCCGGAGCCGCGAGGCGAAGCGGCATACCTGTGCGGGCAATCCCGTCACATCCTCCGCGTCCCCGGGGGTCTCCAGCACACTCTCTGCGCAGGACACCGAGGGTTCCGGCCAATCGCGCCGAGCCTTCCGAGCGAGCCCGCGGCGGCCGGCGTCTAGGCGAGCGTCCGTCTACACTTTAAAGGACACGCCGCAGTCGCGGAGCGCTGGGGCCGAGCGCGCCGGGGCAGGGGCCGCAGCGGAGCGTCGCCGCCACATTGCCCGGTTACGACGGTGGAGCTGCGCCCTCTGCAATCCGCGCTGAGAGGAGCGGGGAATAAATAGTGGACgcagaggaaggaaaaggaaaaagttaTGAATGAAAacaagttttctctctctctctccctctagctcCGGCAGGAGGCGGGAGGAGGCTGAGGTTACCATTACCTCAGGAGGGCGGACTTCCCCACTGTTAAAGTGGCAGTGCCCTCTCCCCTCGCCTCGCCGCCGCTCCCCAAACAAGCTCCGCGGCGCACGCGGGTTctgtcccggggtggggggcttcaCCGCCCTCCACGAGCGCGCGCACACGGTCTTTCCCGACCCCACGTCCGAGCGCGGACTCCACCGCAGAAAGCCCGCTGGTGGCACAAGCCAGGAcactcctgccccccacccagggaAACACCCCCACGAAAGC from Oryctolagus cuniculus chromosome 8, mOryCun1.1, whole genome shotgun sequence includes:
- the SPRY1 gene encoding protein sprouty homolog 1, which encodes MDPQNQHGSGSSLVVIQQPALDSRQRLDYERESQPAAILSLDQIKAIRGSNEYTEGPSMVKRPAPRTAPRQEKHERTHEIIPINVNNNYEHRPTSHLGHVGLANTARGPILSRSTSTGSAASSGSNSSASSEQGLLGRSPPSRPVPGHRSERVIRTQPKQLIVDDLKGSLKEDLTRHKFICEQCGKCKCGECTAPRTLPSCLACNRQCLCSAESMVEYGTCMCLVKGIFYHCSNDDEGDSYSDNPCSCSQSHCCSRYLCMGAMSLFLPCLLCYPPAKGCLKLCRGCYDWIHRPGCRCKNSNTVYCKLESCPSRGQGKPS